From one Culex quinquefasciatus strain JHB chromosome 3, VPISU_Cqui_1.0_pri_paternal, whole genome shotgun sequence genomic stretch:
- the LOC6033574 gene encoding importin-4 has translation MEQIIRNLLVADNDLIQQASAELKEAFKRPETVPQLCELTVSHSDAQVRQYSAMLLKKQLCKLRNWQQVPPEQQALIKKGMLEAIVKEPEKSVRTAITAFVGVLVRHEAAKEDGWMNEVLKFMFDSTSSGDPKLAEIGAATFATLTDTSPDQFIPHFENVCQLFSSALIATEASGNMCTPVVYYILQGMSHLVPFITGHPAAESTYQQSIPYVAKALVGFAQLDSFKFIEAFDILENLADESSRILTPHLKLLIEFCLEVGQNGELEDSVRVKAITYIGWLVRLKKKMIIKQKLVEPIVIALFRLMSVAPDIEDEDEEYFGSNEVSTPSTCAAQSLDVLALHIPPKQLIPTLMSLLEPALRGTDPLAKKASYLSIAVIAEGCSEHICSKYLKPLLDVIKNGITDQNPMIRNAALFALGQFSEHLQPEISQYAEEILPILFEFLQQLCLQIRTGGKEPQHIDRVFYALETFCENLEDQLTPHLPILMERLFEALDSRNSVHLRELSLTAIAATANAAKVNMLPYFPRLIDSLKMYLVKTEDEDICTLRPQAIDTFAALVRTIGKDNFLPLAVDTLNLGLTMLDGCDDPDLRRSCYNLFASMASSVKEDMAGSLTKIVESMLESVKSTEGIVPTFKDDGDDLVLPNGGNAENDDDQEYDIEDSDNENEDDDDIAGYSVENAYMDEKEEAILALMEFAEHTGPAFSPFIQTAFEEIYKLINYPNEDIRKASIDALKQFVISLHELGNVEGVNQTILILVPKLSEIIRTDEERTVVMSALDGYSDIMEKVGASAIQAEGQKDAIFGCIVDVLNGKVACQFDEPVDEEQEESEYDEAIIESAGDILPKFGRALPPAEFAVYFGRVWPYFIQKIEKTKHKDETTDSQRAFAIGVLSECFSGLKEFTANWFETLLPIFVSCVQDRNNEVRNNAVYGIGEMVLNGNECSYKHFPQILTSLSTVVSKEQHPGTLDNICGALARIITTNSSLVPMKEVLPVFVQYLPLREDFEENQAVFRSLDVIYRQGNEHLIPLLGRVLLVGLQVLYKKQHNNDECRDLVFNFVKQIGKDFPEKFAEAVRSDAELALFVQTLPLQ, from the exons GCCAGCGCCGAGCTGAAGGAGGCGTTCAAGCGCCCGGAGACGGTTCCGCAGCTGTGCGAGCTGACCGTGTCGCATTCCGATGCCCAGGTGCGGCAGTACAGCGCGATGCTGCTGAAGAAGCAGCTGTGCAAGTTGCGCAACTGGCAGCAGGTTCCGCCCGAGCAGCAGGCCCTCATCAAGAAGGGCATGCTGGAGGCGATCGTGAAGGAGCCGGAGAAGTCCGTGCGGACGGCCATTACGGCGTTCGTGGGCGTGCTGGTGCGGCACGAGGCGGCCAAGGAGGACGGCTGGATGAACGAGGTGTTGAAGTTTATGTTCGACAGTACGAGTTCGGGGGATCCGAAGCTGGCGGAGATTGGCGCGGCCACGTTTGCCACGTTGACGGACACGTCGCCGGATCAGTTTATTCCGCACTTTGAGAACGTGTGCCAGCTGTTTTCGTCGGCGTTGATTGCGACGGAGGCGAGTGGGAACATGTGCACGCCGGTCGTGTACTACATTCTGCAGGGCATGTCGCATCTGGTGCCGTTCATTACGGGGCATCCGGCGGCGGAGAGCACCTACCAGCAGTCGATTCCGTACGTGGCGAAGGCTTTGGTGGGGTTCGCCCAGCTGGACTCGTTCAAGTTCATCGAGGCGTTTGATATTTTGGAGAATTTGGCCGACGAGTCGTCGCGAATTTTGACGCCGCATTTGAAGCTGTTGATTGAGTTCTGCTTGGAGGTTGGCCAGAACGGGGAGCTTGAGGATTCCGTCCGGGTGAAGGCCATCACGTACATTGGGTGGTTGGTGCGGTTGAAGAAGAAGATGATCATCAAGCAGAAGCTGGTGGAACCGATCGTGATTGCGTTGTTCCGACTGATGAGCGTGGCGCCGGATATTGAGGATGAGGATGAGGAGTACTTTGGAAGCAACGAGGTGTCTACGCCGAGTACTTGCGCGGCCCAGTCGTTGGACGTGCTTGCGCTGCACATTCCACCGAAGCAGCTCATTCCGACGCTGATGTCGCTGCTGGAACCTGCTCTGCGTGGCACTGATCCTCTGGCCAAGAAGGCATCGTACCTGTCGATTGCCGTAATTGCGGAAGGTTGTTCCGAGCACATCTGCAGCAAGTATTTGAAGCCGCTGCTGGACGTGATTAAGAACGGCATCACCGACCAGAACCCGATGATCCGTAACGCGGCGTTGTTTGCGCTGGGACAGTTCTCCGAGCACCTGCAGCCGGAGATTTCGCAGTACGCCGAGGAGATTCTGCCTATTCTGTTCGAGTTTCTGCAGCAGCTGTGTCTGCAGATTCGCACCGGTGGCAAGGAACCGCAGCACATCGATCGCGTCTTTTACGCGCTGGAGACGTTCTGCGAGAACCTGGAGGATCAGCTGACGCCACACTTGCCGATTCTGATGGAACGACTGTTTGAGGCGCTGGATTCGCGCAACTCGGTCCACCTGCGGGAGCTTTCGCTGACGGCCATCGCGGCTACGGCGAACGCCGCCAAGGTGAACATGCTGCCGTACTTCCCGCGGTTGATCGACAGCTTGAAGATGTATCTGGTTAAGACGGAGGACGAGGACATTTGCACGTTGAGGCCTCAGGCGATCGACACGTTTGCCGCGCTGGTACGAACCATCGGAAAGGACAACTTCTTGCCGCTGGCGGTGGACACGCTGAACCTGGGACTGACCATGCTGGACGGCTGTGACGATCCGGATCTGCGACGAAGCTGCTACAATCTGTTCGCCTCGATGGCCTCCTCCGTGAAGGAGGACATGGCGGGATCGCTGACGAAAATTGTCGAATCTATGCTGGAGAGTGTCAAGAGCACCGAAGGCATCGTGCCAACCTTCAAGGACGACGGAGACGATCTGGTGCTGCCAAACGGGGGAAACGCCGAGAATGACGACGACCAGGAGTACGACATCGAGGACTCGGACAACGAAAACGAAGACGATGACGACATTGCCGGGTACAGCGTGGAGAATGCTTACATGGACGAAAAGGAGGAAGCGATCCTGGCACTGATGGAGTTTGCCGAGCACACCGGACCGGCCTTTTCCCCCTTCATCCAGACTGCATTCGAGGAAATCTACAAACTGATCAACTACCCCAACGAGGACATCCGGAAGGCGTCGATCGACGCGCTGAAGCAGTTCGTCATTTCCCTGCACGAGCTCGGCAACGTCGAGGGCGTCAACCAAACGATCCTGATTCTGGTGCCCAAGCTGAGCGAAATCATCCGGACGGACGAGGAACGAACGGTGGTCATGTCGGCGCTGGACGGCTACAGCGACATCATGGAAAAGGTCGGCGCTTCGGCCATCCAAGCCGAGGGCCAAAAGGACGCCATCTTCGGCTGCATTGTGGACGTGCTGAACGGCAAGGTCGCGTGCCAGTTCGACGAACCCGTCGACGAGGAGCAGGAGGAGAGCGAGTACGACGAGGCCATCATCGAGTCGGCCGGCGACATTCTGCCCAAGTTTGGCCGGGCGCTGCCTCCGGCGGAGTTTGCCGTCTACTTTGGACGCGTTTGGCCTTACTTCATCCAGAAGATT gagaAAACGAAACACAAGGACGAAACGACGGACTCGCAGCGCGCCTTCGCCATCGGCGTTCTGTCCGAGTGCTTCAGCGGCCTCAAGGAGTTCACCGCCAACTGGTTCGAGACGCTGCTGCCGATCTTCGTGTCGTGCGTGCAGGACCGCAACAACGAGGTGCGGAACAACGCCGTGTACGGCATCGGCGAGATGGTCCTGAACGGCAACGAGTGCTCGTACAA GCACTTTCCGCAAATTTTGACCTCGCTTTCGACGGTGGTCTCGAAGGAACAGCACCCGGGCACGCTGGACAACATTTGCGGTGCCCTCGCTCGTATCATCACCACCAACAGCAGTCTTGTGCCAATGAAGGAG GTTCTTCCCGTCTTCGTCCAATACCTACCCCTTCGCGAGGACTTTGAAGAGAACCAGGCCGTGTTCCGCAGCCTGGACGTCATCTACCGCCAGGGCAACGAACATCTGATTCCGCTGCTGGGCCGCGTGCTGCTCGTCGGCCTGCAAGTTCTTTACAAAAAGCAACACAACAATGACG AGTGTCGCGATCTGGTGTTCAACTTTGTCAAGCAGATCGGCAAGGACTTCCCGGAGAAGTTTGCCGAGGCGGTGCGCAGCGACGCAGAGCTTGCACTCTTTGTCCAGACGCTGCCGCTGCAGTAG